The following coding sequences lie in one Leucoraja erinacea ecotype New England unplaced genomic scaffold, Leri_hhj_1 Leri_605S, whole genome shotgun sequence genomic window:
- the LOC129694289 gene encoding gamma-crystallin S-1-like codes for MRQKSFCTHTIHNQTFIFLSTQVIFYEDRNFQGRHYECSTDCADLSPYFSRCNSIRVESDWWVAYEKPNYMGYQYVLNRGEYPDYQRWMGFNDNIRSCRSYPHQRGGNYRMKIYERPEFGGQMMEFMDDCPSVYDRFRNRDIHSCHVMDGHWIFYEQPNYRGRQYFMRPGEYRKYNDWGGYNSTIGSFRRMRDF; via the exons ATGCGTCAGAAATCATTTTGCACGCACACAATCCACAATCAg acatttatttttctctccacaCAGGTCATTTTCTACGAGGACAGGAACTTCCAGGGTCGGCACTATGAGTGCAGCACCGACTGTGCCGACCTGTCCCCTTACTTCAGCCGCTGTAACTCCATCCGTGTGGAGAGTGACTGGTGGGTGGCGTACGAGAAACCAAACTACATGGGGTACCAGTATGTCCTGAACAGGGGGGAGTATCCTGACTACCAGCGCTGGATGGGattcaacgacaacatcaggTCCTGTCGCAGCTACCCACAT CAACGAGGTGGAAACTACAGGATGAAGATTTACGAGAGGCCTGAATTTGGAGGACAGATGATGGAATTCATGGACGACTGTCCCTCCGTCTATGATCGCTTCCGTAACCGTGACATTCACTCCTGCCACGTGATGGATGGTCACTGGATCTTCTATGAACAACCCAACTACAGAGGCCGACAGTACTTCATGAGACCCGGGGAGTACAGGAAATACAATGACTGGGGCGGCTACAACTCCACCATCGGGTCTTTCAGGCGCATGAGGGACTTCTAA